Proteins encoded in a region of the Candidatus Moanabacter tarae genome:
- the prlC gene encoding Oligopeptidase A, whose product MLSKDKVDNPFLDMGFDIRWSQLTPDLVKPAISTALSEAQQRIDAIGENKALSFKNTFLALEAATENLTLAWQKVSLLDTVCNSEALRLAHNEMLPKVTEFWARIPLNKQLWKTLKRYAESEEGKAHSGIQLRFIDETMAHFQEHGADLSQEKKIRLEKISQALAEKTQKYSENVLDSTNAYELVIEDEVLLDGLPKLSKEQARRDALRKGYGTERNPKWRLTQQMPSILPAMKHLHDEGTRRKLWEGSIRIGHTKKHDNTNLIWDILSLRDEKARLLGKDHFADFVLQRRMAQTGQLALAFVEDFYGRVKAPFDRECCELEMYSAECRGGKREPIEPWDSPYWSEKLRRDRFDFDDESLRPYFSLKQVEKGMFRIAEKIFDIRVEERPTIYCSLEETKKLQSSPPKNQDKAIETWHPEVRYYDVLNSCGDRLGAFYTDWYPREAKRGGAWMNSLRTGQPPNGADREPHLGLICGNLTPPIGDIPALLSHDEVQTIFHEFGHLLHHLLGDVPIKSLNGINVAWDFVELPSQIMENWCWDRESLDLFARHYETGKPIPDDLFTKMHQARNFHAARLTMRQLSFGKMDLELHLRYTDYNGRNLDTLLEDMLCSYQPPSKTKSPAIIRRFSHLFSSSTGYAAGYYSYKWAEVLAADAFTRFQAAGILDNRIGREFRKEVLSKGNSVNPGVLFHNFMGRNPKIDALLKQSGLKYYESE is encoded by the coding sequence ATGCTGAGTAAAGACAAAGTAGATAATCCCTTCCTCGACATGGGTTTTGACATCCGTTGGTCACAGTTAACACCAGATCTGGTCAAGCCGGCCATATCAACCGCCCTTTCCGAGGCACAACAACGGATCGATGCCATCGGGGAAAACAAGGCCCTTAGCTTTAAAAACACTTTTCTAGCACTCGAAGCTGCAACAGAAAATCTGACCCTAGCCTGGCAGAAGGTTTCCCTTCTGGATACAGTTTGTAATTCAGAAGCCCTCCGACTGGCCCACAATGAGATGCTTCCGAAGGTTACGGAATTTTGGGCGAGGATTCCCCTCAACAAACAGCTGTGGAAAACACTGAAGCGCTACGCGGAATCAGAGGAAGGGAAAGCACATTCAGGTATCCAACTCCGCTTCATTGACGAGACGATGGCGCACTTCCAGGAGCACGGGGCAGACTTATCGCAGGAAAAGAAAATCCGGTTGGAAAAAATCTCGCAAGCGCTTGCGGAAAAAACGCAAAAGTACTCCGAAAATGTATTAGATTCTACCAACGCTTACGAGCTTGTCATCGAGGACGAAGTTTTACTCGACGGCTTGCCAAAACTCTCTAAAGAACAAGCTCGGCGTGACGCGTTGAGAAAAGGATACGGGACGGAAAGAAACCCAAAGTGGCGGCTAACTCAACAGATGCCTTCGATTCTCCCAGCCATGAAGCACCTTCATGACGAAGGGACGCGAAGAAAACTTTGGGAGGGATCTATCCGGATCGGCCATACCAAGAAACACGACAATACCAATCTAATCTGGGATATTCTCTCCCTCCGCGATGAGAAAGCGCGCTTGCTGGGAAAAGATCATTTTGCCGATTTTGTATTGCAGCGAAGAATGGCTCAAACCGGTCAACTGGCGTTGGCCTTTGTAGAAGATTTTTATGGCCGGGTGAAGGCTCCCTTCGACCGCGAGTGCTGCGAGTTGGAGATGTATAGCGCCGAATGTCGCGGTGGGAAACGGGAACCAATTGAACCTTGGGATTCTCCCTATTGGTCTGAAAAATTGAGACGGGATAGGTTCGACTTCGATGATGAATCCCTACGTCCTTACTTTTCGCTCAAGCAAGTCGAGAAAGGAATGTTTCGTATCGCGGAAAAAATCTTCGATATTCGCGTAGAGGAGAGGCCGACCATATATTGTAGCCTTGAGGAAACCAAAAAATTACAATCCTCCCCACCAAAAAACCAGGATAAGGCAATCGAAACCTGGCACCCTGAAGTTAGATATTATGATGTTTTAAACTCGTGTGGAGATCGATTAGGCGCATTTTATACCGATTGGTATCCGAGAGAAGCCAAAAGAGGAGGAGCCTGGATGAACTCCCTTCGCACCGGGCAGCCACCTAACGGGGCCGACAGGGAGCCGCACCTAGGATTGATCTGCGGCAACTTGACTCCGCCGATTGGGGATATACCCGCCCTGTTAAGTCATGACGAAGTCCAGACAATTTTTCACGAGTTTGGCCATCTCCTCCACCATCTACTAGGCGACGTTCCAATTAAATCGCTCAACGGAATCAACGTAGCATGGGACTTTGTCGAGCTACCCTCTCAAATCATGGAAAATTGGTGTTGGGACCGCGAGAGTCTCGATCTTTTTGCCCGCCATTATGAAACTGGCAAACCTATTCCAGATGATCTTTTCACAAAGATGCATCAGGCACGCAATTTCCATGCTGCCCGACTAACGATGCGGCAGCTTTCCTTCGGCAAAATGGATCTTGAGCTCCATCTCCGGTACACCGACTACAATGGAAGGAACCTTGATACCCTGCTCGAGGACATGCTTTGCTCCTACCAGCCCCCAAGCAAAACCAAATCGCCAGCTATCATCCGTCGCTTTAGCCATCTTTTCTCAAGTAGTACAGGCTATGCCGCTGGATACTATTCTTACAAGTGGGCTGAAGTCCTCGCAGCCGACGCCTTTACGCGTTTCCAGGCTGCAGGGATTCTGGACAATAGGATTGGACGTGAGTTCAGGAAGGAAGTCCTCTCGAAAGGGAACAGCGTAAATCCGGGCGTCCTGTTCCACAATTTCATGGGCCGCAATCCAAAAATCGATGCTCTCCTGAAACAAAGCGGACTAAAGTATTACGAGTCAGAATAA
- the hisH gene encoding Imidazole glycerol phosphate synthase subunit HisH, giving the protein MISIVDYRAGNLRSVARACREVGANAELVAEPERIATSERIIFPGVGTAESGMRTLRKTGLDEALKSAFASGTPILGICLGAQIILDHSEEGNENCLGLVTGKCRRFSPESSELKVPHIGWNQVVVRQAHPLLDGFPDGAEFYFVNSYYPDPKDTNCVYGESEYGHPFCAMLGRGNLFATQFHLEKSGRWGLDLLKRFTLWDG; this is encoded by the coding sequence ATGATCTCAATTGTTGACTATCGAGCGGGTAACCTTCGCAGTGTGGCGCGGGCTTGTCGTGAGGTTGGGGCCAATGCCGAGCTGGTTGCGGAGCCCGAGAGAATCGCGACTTCCGAACGGATAATTTTCCCGGGTGTAGGAACGGCTGAGAGCGGGATGAGGACTCTTCGAAAAACAGGTTTGGATGAGGCCCTGAAATCAGCGTTTGCTAGTGGAACGCCTATTCTTGGAATCTGCCTAGGTGCACAAATTATTCTGGATCATTCCGAAGAGGGGAACGAAAATTGCCTGGGGCTTGTAACTGGGAAGTGTAGGCGTTTTTCCCCTGAGTCCTCTGAGCTCAAAGTTCCCCACATAGGCTGGAACCAGGTGGTCGTTAGGCAAGCGCATCCTTTGTTGGATGGCTTTCCTGATGGAGCAGAGTTTTATTTCGTCAATTCTTACTATCCCGATCCCAAAGACACAAATTGCGTCTATGGTGAATCGGAGTACGGCCATCCGTTCTGTGCTATGTTGGGGAGAGGCAATCTTTTCGCGACACAGTTTCATCTAGAGAAAAGTGGCCGGTGGGGTCTCGATCTCCTGAAACGATTCACGCTTTGGGATGGGTGA
- the bacC_7 gene encoding Dihydroanticapsin 7-dehydrogenase has protein sequence MSIEPSVQDLFNLTGKKVLITGASGYLGSSMARGLAEAGATVIVGSRETARALDVAKGLPGNRNHCGVAIDHMSEASIRKGFNSAVEQVGTIDALVNNGHEAVNKDWTEVDAEQFTQLLGNATGFFLLARLLRDHAVKQKIPASIVMLGSMYGVVGSYPDAYQGIGSASPVGYHTLKGGIIHMTRHLAVYWAQDNVRVNCLSPGPFPNFPKVPSEMVKRLCKKSPMKRMGLPHELKGSLLLLVSEAGSYITGQNLLVDGGWTAW, from the coding sequence ATGTCCATCGAACCATCCGTCCAGGATCTCTTCAATCTCACCGGCAAAAAGGTTCTCATAACCGGCGCATCGGGCTACCTTGGATCCTCCATGGCGCGGGGATTGGCGGAGGCTGGCGCCACCGTTATCGTCGGGAGCCGTGAAACAGCTCGTGCCCTTGACGTCGCTAAGGGTCTGCCAGGGAACAGAAACCACTGCGGAGTCGCAATCGACCACATGAGTGAAGCCTCGATCAGGAAAGGCTTTAACTCTGCTGTTGAGCAGGTAGGAACGATCGATGCGCTCGTCAACAACGGACACGAAGCGGTCAATAAGGATTGGACCGAGGTCGACGCGGAACAATTTACCCAGCTGCTGGGCAATGCCACTGGTTTCTTTCTCCTCGCACGCTTGTTGCGCGATCACGCAGTGAAGCAAAAAATACCTGCTAGTATAGTTATGCTCGGCTCGATGTACGGAGTAGTTGGATCTTATCCTGACGCCTACCAGGGTATAGGCAGCGCTAGTCCGGTTGGATATCACACCCTCAAAGGGGGAATCATTCACATGACCCGCCATCTTGCAGTTTACTGGGCACAAGACAACGTAAGAGTAAATTGCCTCAGCCCAGGGCCCTTCCCCAATTTTCCGAAGGTTCCATCTGAAATGGTGAAGCGGCTCTGCAAAAAAAGCCCAATGAAGCGTATGGGGTTGCCCCACGAGCTCAAAGGATCGCTCTTACTGCTGGTAAGCGAGGCTGGCAGCTACATCACGGGCCAAAATCTCCTCGTTGACGGAGGGTGGACAGCATGGTAA
- the ydfG_2 gene encoding NADP-dependent 3-hydroxy acid dehydrogenase YdfG: MALGEYSTALVTGASSGIGEATVRSLSHRGLTVHAVARRQPRLVKLAKDTGCCAHVLDLRDTDRLYQELSQLEVDVLINNAGLGRGFERLFEANPHDIDATLQTNVIAAFHVLRALLPGMVARKYGHIFNISSTGALYPIGSSVYGASKGAIHRLSQNLRLELKGTGVRMTEICPGRTRTEFFEVAIDDPTTRKKIKDSGISDLQPDDIANAIIYALDAPPRVNVNLIELQPTEQVFGGMSFHPVS, from the coding sequence ATGGCACTAGGCGAATATTCGACTGCACTGGTCACTGGAGCTTCTAGTGGCATCGGGGAAGCGACAGTGCGAAGTCTTAGTCATCGAGGACTTACGGTACATGCAGTAGCTCGCCGACAACCACGCCTTGTTAAGCTAGCGAAAGATACCGGATGCTGCGCACACGTCCTTGATCTCCGCGATACCGATCGGCTTTATCAGGAACTATCTCAATTGGAAGTCGATGTTTTGATTAACAATGCCGGCCTTGGGCGAGGATTTGAAAGGCTATTTGAGGCTAACCCACATGATATTGATGCAACTCTTCAAACCAATGTGATCGCTGCCTTTCACGTGCTGCGAGCTTTGTTACCTGGAATGGTAGCAAGAAAATACGGTCATATATTCAACATCAGCTCAACAGGAGCCCTCTACCCCATCGGGTCATCTGTCTATGGAGCAAGTAAAGGAGCCATACATAGGCTCAGCCAGAACCTTCGTCTCGAACTAAAAGGAACTGGCGTACGTATGACCGAGATTTGTCCCGGCCGCACCAGAACTGAGTTTTTCGAAGTAGCCATCGACGACCCAACCACGAGAAAGAAAATTAAAGACTCTGGCATCAGCGATCTTCAACCCGACGACATCGCAAATGCAATAATCTATGCATTGGATGCGCCACCACGGGTTAACGTGAATCTCATCGAACTGCAACCTACGGAACAGGTCTTTGGCGGAATGTCTTTTCATCCTGTAAGCTAG
- the ectD_9 gene encoding Ectoine dioxygenase, producing MPKELNEDAIAQYLNDGYYFPVEILNKDEVAENRANLEKFESEQGKPIGGAQRNKSHLLFVWVDDLMRHPRILDVVEDLIGPDILCWNTLFWVKEAHSEAFVSWHQDLNYWGLDTDKLVTVWLALSPASLESGCMRVLPGSHKGDLMPHQDEYADNNMLTRGQEVAVEVDESLAVSMPLRAGEISLHNGRLAHASLPNRSPNRRIGLSLHYMPTNTRQIIGDWDTAALVRGENKFNYFEPAPRPAQDLDPEAVALHKKATTAVRDILFKDAKKVRSTI from the coding sequence ATGCCTAAAGAACTGAATGAAGATGCCATTGCCCAATACCTCAACGACGGATATTATTTCCCGGTCGAGATTCTGAATAAGGACGAGGTGGCCGAAAACCGGGCCAATCTTGAGAAATTTGAGTCTGAACAAGGCAAACCGATCGGCGGGGCTCAGCGCAACAAATCTCATTTGCTGTTTGTCTGGGTTGATGACCTTATGCGTCATCCCAGAATTCTCGACGTGGTTGAAGATCTGATTGGTCCGGATATCCTCTGCTGGAACACTCTCTTCTGGGTCAAAGAGGCTCATAGCGAAGCATTCGTTTCCTGGCATCAAGATCTCAACTACTGGGGCCTGGATACCGACAAGCTTGTCACCGTATGGCTGGCGCTTTCCCCTGCCTCACTGGAAAGCGGATGCATGAGGGTACTTCCCGGTAGCCATAAGGGCGACCTTATGCCCCATCAAGACGAGTACGCTGACAATAATATGTTGACCCGAGGGCAGGAAGTTGCGGTTGAGGTTGACGAGTCTCTCGCAGTATCCATGCCTCTCCGGGCAGGCGAGATATCTCTCCACAACGGGCGGTTGGCTCATGCTTCGCTTCCCAATCGCTCTCCCAATCGAAGAATTGGTCTTTCCCTCCATTACATGCCTACAAACACCAGACAGATCATCGGAGATTGGGATACAGCTGCCTTGGTTCGCGGTGAGAACAAATTCAATTATTTCGAACCCGCACCACGTCCAGCTCAAGACTTGGATCCAGAAGCAGTTGCCTTGCATAAAAAAGCGACCACCGCAGTACGTGACATCCTATTCAAGGATGCAAAAAAAGTGCGTTCAACAATTTGA
- the dapL gene encoding LL-diaminopimelate aminotransferase, translating to MTKINENFLKLKTSYLFKDIADRILAYEERNPGQPVVRLGIGDVTEPLPKACRDAFHKAVDEMGDRSTFRGYDDTPGYSFIRKAIVENDFKLHDAPISSDEIFLSDGAKCDTGNIQEIFSLETRIAIPDPVYPVYLDSNVMAGRSGINENGKYRGITYLESTPQNDYIPEVPDFKVDLIYLCFPNNPTGATATREQLEMWVQYALKNQSIILFDAAYEAFIADESLPHSIYEIDGARKVAIEFRSYSKNAGFTGVRCAFTVIPKDLFAIDEKGKEQSLHALWSRRYATKFNGVSYPVQRAAEAVYSQDGKQQVRELVNYYMANARLVRKAMGDAGFSCVGGENSPYVWINVGGDSWEFFDRLLNEAGVVCTPGAGFGFCGEGHIRISAFNSRENVEEGLSRIRRIL from the coding sequence ATGACAAAAATCAATGAGAACTTCCTAAAGCTGAAGACATCCTACCTATTCAAGGATATAGCGGATCGAATCCTGGCTTATGAAGAAAGGAATCCTGGACAACCCGTTGTCCGCCTAGGGATCGGAGATGTTACTGAGCCCCTCCCAAAGGCCTGCCGTGATGCTTTTCACAAGGCAGTTGATGAGATGGGAGATCGGTCAACCTTCCGAGGATACGACGATACCCCCGGATATTCCTTTATTCGCAAGGCAATCGTGGAGAACGATTTTAAGTTGCATGATGCCCCGATTTCTAGCGATGAAATTTTCCTTAGTGACGGGGCAAAGTGCGACACAGGAAATATCCAGGAGATCTTTTCCCTTGAAACGAGAATCGCGATTCCCGATCCGGTCTACCCCGTCTACCTCGATTCCAATGTCATGGCTGGCCGATCCGGAATTAATGAGAACGGGAAATATAGGGGGATTACATATCTTGAATCAACCCCGCAAAATGATTACATCCCCGAAGTTCCAGATTTCAAGGTTGACCTAATCTATCTCTGTTTCCCCAATAATCCAACCGGCGCTACGGCCACGCGAGAACAACTCGAAATGTGGGTCCAGTACGCCCTCAAAAATCAGTCGATCATCCTCTTTGATGCAGCTTATGAAGCTTTTATCGCCGATGAATCATTACCCCATTCGATTTATGAAATCGACGGCGCCCGAAAGGTTGCGATTGAGTTTCGAAGTTACTCTAAAAATGCCGGTTTCACTGGCGTTAGATGCGCTTTTACAGTCATTCCAAAAGATCTTTTCGCAATCGATGAAAAAGGAAAAGAGCAATCCTTACACGCTCTTTGGAGTCGCCGTTATGCCACCAAATTCAACGGAGTCTCCTACCCAGTGCAACGGGCTGCAGAGGCAGTATACTCACAGGATGGGAAGCAACAGGTCCGGGAGCTTGTTAACTATTACATGGCAAACGCTAGGCTGGTACGCAAGGCTATGGGAGATGCCGGCTTCTCATGTGTAGGAGGGGAGAATTCACCTTATGTTTGGATCAACGTGGGCGGCGATTCTTGGGAATTCTTCGACCGACTACTTAACGAAGCTGGAGTTGTTTGCACACCGGGTGCGGGTTTTGGATTCTGCGGCGAGGGTCATATCAGAATTAGCGCCTTTAACAGCAGGGAGAATGTTGAAGAGGGACTTAGTCGGATTCGTAGAATCCTTTAA
- the pht4_5 gene encoding Putative 4,5-dihydroxyphthalate dehydrogenase — MNSEKPHKVLVIGCGSIGERHLRCFLSTGRAAVTGCDVNEELLAQINKNYNTPVTTDWELALQDPTTTAAVVATPANLHVEMATMIMEAGKHVLIEKPLSVGMEGTEGLIELRDRQGLVAAVGYVHRSIPTLRSIQSFLGSGEFGDILLLTITCGQDFAHYRPAYREIYFADHKKGGGAIQDGITHLINWIEWITGPIETVYCDAAHQLLEGVEVEDTVNILARSGKTLINCSYNLFQAPNEYRVWIHCERGSVMGDVQNQKWGTLASGEENWNWRDANHGERDILFVTQANDFLDQIEGRSTQLSSLEEGIQTLRVNLASLESSRSGTQVRI; from the coding sequence ATGAATTCAGAAAAGCCTCACAAAGTGTTGGTCATAGGCTGTGGTAGTATAGGAGAGAGGCATCTTCGGTGTTTCCTGAGTACGGGACGTGCTGCCGTTACGGGCTGCGATGTGAATGAGGAACTCCTTGCTCAAATCAACAAAAATTATAATACCCCTGTTACGACCGATTGGGAATTAGCTTTACAGGATCCGACCACGACAGCAGCGGTTGTCGCCACGCCAGCAAATCTTCATGTCGAGATGGCTACGATGATTATGGAAGCCGGCAAGCATGTCTTGATCGAAAAACCCCTTTCGGTTGGAATGGAGGGAACGGAGGGGTTGATTGAGTTGCGCGACCGGCAAGGGTTAGTAGCAGCAGTGGGCTATGTTCACCGATCCATTCCAACTCTGCGTTCCATTCAGTCTTTTCTTGGATCGGGTGAATTCGGGGATATTTTACTGCTGACTATTACCTGTGGACAAGATTTCGCGCATTATCGGCCCGCCTACCGCGAAATTTATTTTGCCGACCACAAAAAGGGTGGCGGTGCTATTCAGGATGGGATAACCCATCTCATCAATTGGATTGAGTGGATTACGGGACCCATCGAAACGGTCTACTGTGATGCTGCTCACCAGCTTCTCGAGGGAGTAGAAGTGGAAGACACAGTTAATATACTGGCTCGCAGTGGGAAAACGCTTATCAACTGCTCGTATAACCTATTTCAGGCCCCTAACGAATATCGGGTTTGGATACATTGCGAACGGGGGAGCGTCATGGGTGATGTCCAAAATCAAAAGTGGGGGACGCTTGCGTCCGGAGAAGAGAATTGGAATTGGCGCGACGCGAATCATGGAGAGAGGGACATCCTTTTCGTCACTCAAGCAAATGATTTCCTTGACCAAATCGAGGGCAGATCCACGCAGTTATCCAGTCTTGAGGAGGGAATCCAAACACTCCGCGTCAATCTTGCTTCCCTTGAATCATCGCGGAGCGGGACGCAAGTGCGAATTTAA
- the rnz gene encoding Ribonuclease Z, translating into MLSPENCQGPEPSFQSVGTVDHFGSAMGISINGVNRALPHYPKLSIFGYRNLCFNRKKITMPKLRIVGAGTPNPTPSRWGTCFILEICGQRLMIDCGPASTYKMYKMGIPSTSVSNLFFTHLHSDHVADYLCFLMTRFDQSIGTERDLNVYGPSPIKKITETIWSANGGVFWFDVEARINHPMSIHAFHTRGGKGDRPPPQVKVTEYIEGKVAEGEGWVCYAREVKHAQPYIACYGFRFETDEGIVAFSGDTAPTESVVELARSADLFVMEAVHREEKIQTFPSVISESGTLSAGRMAAEAGAKRLVINHQSPTLDPPEETTQGISEVKSVYNGALYWAHDMMDISW; encoded by the coding sequence ATGTTATCTCCGGAGAATTGTCAAGGCCCAGAACCGTCCTTCCAAAGCGTAGGCACAGTCGATCATTTTGGAAGTGCCATGGGAATAAGTATTAACGGCGTAAACAGAGCCTTGCCCCACTATCCAAAACTATCCATTTTTGGATATAGAAATCTCTGTTTTAATCGAAAAAAAATCACCATGCCAAAACTAAGAATTGTAGGGGCGGGGACGCCCAACCCTACTCCCTCCCGCTGGGGAACCTGTTTTATTTTGGAAATTTGCGGCCAACGTCTGATGATCGACTGTGGGCCTGCCTCAACCTATAAAATGTATAAAATGGGGATTCCAAGTACGTCAGTTAGTAATCTCTTTTTCACCCATCTGCATTCCGATCACGTCGCTGATTACCTCTGTTTTCTAATGACTCGATTCGATCAATCGATAGGGACGGAGCGCGATTTAAATGTCTACGGTCCGAGCCCCATCAAGAAAATTACCGAAACAATCTGGTCTGCCAATGGTGGAGTATTTTGGTTCGACGTGGAGGCACGCATCAATCATCCTATGAGCATCCATGCCTTCCATACTCGGGGAGGAAAAGGAGACAGACCGCCACCCCAAGTGAAAGTGACAGAATACATCGAAGGGAAAGTCGCGGAAGGAGAAGGCTGGGTTTGTTACGCTCGCGAAGTTAAGCACGCCCAACCCTACATCGCATGTTATGGCTTCCGTTTCGAAACCGATGAGGGAATAGTCGCCTTCAGCGGGGATACTGCACCCACTGAATCGGTTGTAGAATTGGCCCGGTCCGCTGATTTATTCGTCATGGAAGCTGTCCATCGAGAGGAAAAGATTCAAACTTTTCCGAGTGTTATTTCTGAATCCGGCACACTGAGCGCTGGCCGTATGGCCGCCGAAGCCGGTGCGAAACGGCTTGTGATTAATCATCAGTCCCCCACTCTCGACCCGCCCGAAGAAACTACCCAAGGAATCTCGGAAGTCAAAAGCGTGTATAACGGGGCTCTCTACTGGGCACATGATATGATGGATATATCATGGTAA
- the hisF gene encoding Imidazole glycerol phosphate synthase subunit HisF gives MLTKRLIACLDVRDGQLAKSINFVDTKNIGDPVAKAREYYEGGVDELVFYDITASSDAREIMIDVVEAVAAQVFIPFSVGGGIRSEADATKLRLAGAEKINVNSAAVQRPKLISEIAHAIGRQNTVLSMDIRRVAPSSEVPSGYEIVINGGRKPMGLDVVMWAQRGQELGAGELVVNSIDADGTQDGYELTLTRTIAEAVSIPVIASGGAGRPEHLYDVLTKGKADAALVASMVHYDHYTCREIKEDLAERGLPMRLWY, from the coding sequence ATGCTAACTAAACGACTTATTGCTTGTCTCGACGTACGCGATGGTCAATTGGCCAAGAGTATCAATTTCGTCGATACTAAAAACATCGGGGATCCTGTGGCTAAGGCACGAGAGTACTACGAAGGTGGAGTTGATGAACTCGTGTTTTACGATATAACTGCTTCAAGCGATGCTCGTGAAATCATGATCGACGTGGTCGAGGCAGTGGCTGCTCAGGTTTTCATTCCCTTTTCAGTTGGAGGGGGGATTCGAAGCGAAGCAGACGCGACCAAACTCCGGTTAGCGGGTGCCGAAAAAATTAACGTCAACTCGGCTGCGGTGCAGAGGCCTAAGCTTATTTCTGAAATTGCGCATGCTATTGGACGCCAGAATACGGTTCTTTCGATGGATATTAGAAGGGTCGCACCCTCATCTGAGGTGCCGTCTGGCTACGAGATTGTGATTAATGGAGGACGTAAGCCAATGGGGCTGGATGTTGTAATGTGGGCACAGCGCGGCCAGGAACTTGGTGCCGGCGAGCTGGTTGTGAATTCCATTGATGCTGACGGGACACAAGATGGTTACGAGCTTACGCTTACCCGCACCATCGCCGAAGCGGTTTCTATCCCAGTCATTGCTTCTGGGGGAGCGGGAAGACCAGAGCACCTTTACGATGTTTTGACCAAAGGAAAGGCAGATGCCGCTCTTGTTGCTTCCATGGTTCACTACGACCATTATACCTGCCGAGAAATCAAGGAAGATCTGGCAGAGCGAGGCCTTCCGATGCGATTGTGGTATTAG
- the suhB_2 gene encoding Inositol-1-monophosphatase produces the protein MGNGELLDVAEDAARNAGALLRKEVEELRLVKFEDRRDVKLKADFESETLIRLSLERSTGLPIIGEEEGGDASLYKRDELYWVIDPLDGTQNYLREIPQTCVSIGLMRGANAEAGVVYDFNRDEIFTATQDDPLKIDGRKIEPCWEKVPERAILAMGFAAGGIYSKGNLKDLITRTRRFKKTRQIGSAALCLAYVAAGRFDAYCEEGIKLWDIAAGVALVESVGGLVKLQPISDLPLTYSIWAAADECLIF, from the coding sequence ATGGGTAATGGTGAATTGCTGGATGTGGCTGAAGATGCCGCAAGGAACGCGGGAGCTTTGTTGCGAAAAGAAGTTGAAGAGCTTCGATTGGTCAAATTCGAAGACAGGAGAGATGTTAAACTTAAAGCTGATTTTGAATCTGAGACCCTAATTCGATTGTCGCTTGAAAGGTCAACAGGGTTGCCCATTATCGGTGAGGAAGAAGGGGGAGACGCAAGCCTTTATAAGCGAGACGAGCTTTACTGGGTGATTGATCCACTCGATGGCACCCAGAATTACTTGCGCGAGATTCCTCAGACTTGTGTCAGTATCGGTTTGATGCGAGGAGCGAATGCGGAGGCTGGAGTGGTCTACGACTTTAATCGAGATGAGATATTCACAGCGACACAGGATGATCCTCTGAAAATCGACGGTAGAAAAATTGAACCTTGCTGGGAGAAGGTTCCAGAGAGAGCGATTCTCGCGATGGGATTTGCTGCCGGAGGGATTTATAGTAAAGGAAATTTAAAGGATTTAATCACGCGAACGCGGCGCTTTAAAAAAACCCGCCAAATTGGTAGCGCTGCGCTCTGCCTAGCCTACGTAGCGGCTGGTCGTTTTGATGCTTATTGCGAGGAGGGTATTAAGCTGTGGGACATTGCTGCTGGCGTTGCTCTTGTAGAATCTGTTGGTGGCCTGGTCAAGTTGCAGCCAATCTCAGATCTACCACTTACCTATAGTATCTGGGCCGCAGCGGACGAATGCCTGATTTTTTGA